In Chelonia mydas isolate rCheMyd1 chromosome 20, rCheMyd1.pri.v2, whole genome shotgun sequence, a single genomic region encodes these proteins:
- the LOC119564794 gene encoding IgGFc-binding protein isoform X3, giving the protein MTRRGFVFPPMFFLLGLFWFLPPASVQTTNRIGKFSGTCQTETLGREFITSYMEDCGNSSQFEVQITGYFAFTSVSVSIPNCKGDGARSENKIMVNQGEMVRVRLPESVGVNGSDVVSKVVLVKSDKDISVVSVSNKHVSPETTVLYPVSSLGNEHYVVTPSTESFDSYPEFSIITYQEPNYVEVHVKGKLHYLTQVHSTGSKLKFKPFSFQVIQLQGIEDLSGTRIVSEKPVAVLVGQVCFCNSTKCNHVFEQLLPVCGWGTTYIIPPLPWPKVDDIVYITASQSTTVLYQRGEQQENVTLTGGNVLQLPVKPSNPVYISANVSIQVVFYGLGAANPNSSHAFLMNVPDVASYCLMYSINEQEGFENFALMVANTSETPAIILDNQPLRDVEWKPVPGTELHWGMLTLGRAMKSHAVEHASSPFSLLSVGTAAMDSYGIPGSCRKNVTFKCQTDTQQIKEQLKRCKDVFQQGNTSEFCSFMNSTVVNLETMCAEDRAASLEEVAHPFGSLLNSSILRAGGNESKRDVASAVTFLLQSVELAALTVALRSPEKKTQNVTTEFMAIETILVRAASCSGDVFRLRRQEETMDIHCNAVAGADTKDPWAVAFISYSTLDSIINRTLLDEGDLMADEKLRNFHLNSRVVSGAIGDGRPMNLSKPVNFTLRHRQAKKEEEETRCVHWKFIDGNGTWAEDGCKSLQTNSTHTICSCDHLSSFALLMGHTGVEVREKYRRWIKGTRKPSPTTQTFSPSVSTVPTSTKMVSWGEPSTSSP; this is encoded by the exons ATGACACGCCGAGGCTTTGTGTTTCCTCCAA TGTTTTTTCTCCTTGGACTGTTCTGGTTTCTACCACCAGCAAGCGTCCAGACGACAAACAGAATTGGTAAATTCTCAG GCACATGTCAGACTGAGACTCTGGGAAGAGAATTCATCACCTCCTACATGGAGGACTGTGGGAACTCGAGTCAATTTGAAGTGCAAATTACTGGCTACTTTGCCTTCACTTCAGTGTCTGTTTCCATCCCCAATTGCAAGGGTGACGGGGCAAGGTCTGAGAATAAGATTATGGTAAATCAGGGAGAGATGGTGCGGGTCAGGCTAccagagtcagtgggagttaacGGCAGTGATGTGGTCTCCAAGGTGGTCCTAGTCAAGTCTGACAAAGATATCTCGGTAGTGTCTGTCAGCAACAAACATGTGAGCCCTGAGACCACTGTgctgtatcctgtctccagcttgGGAAATGAACACTACGTAGTGACTCCCTCCACGGAATCCTTCGATAGTTACCCAGAGTTCTCTATTATAACGTACCAAGAGCCCAACTACGTGGAGGTCCATGTGAAAGGCAAGTTACATTACCTAACACAGGTCCACTCCACTGGCAGCAAACTGAAATTTAAGCCCTTCAGTTTCCAAGTCATCCAGTTACAAGGCATAGAAGATCTGTCTGGCACCAGAATTGTCTCAGAAAAGCCAGTGGCCGTCTTGGTTGGCCAGGTGTGTTTTTGTAATAGCACAAAATGCAACCACGTCTTTGAGCAGCTCCTACCAGTCTGCGGCTGGGGTACAACATACATCATTCCTCCCTTACCCTGGCCGAAAGTAGATGACATAGTCTatatcactgcttcccagagcacGACAGTGTTGTATCAACGAGGGGAACAGCAAGAGAATGTTACTCTAACAGGAGGCAATGTACTCCAACTTCCTGTCAAGCCCTCAAACCCAGTCTACATCTCTGCTAACGTGAGCATCCAGGTGGTGTTCTACGGCCTGGGTGCAGCTAACCCTAATTCCTCCCACGCCTTCCTGATGAATGTTCCAGATGTTGCCAGTTACTGCCTGATGTATTCTATAAACGAGCAGGAGGGCTTCGAGAACTTTGCCTTGATGGTGGCCAATACATCGGAGACTCCCGCCATCATCTTAGACAATCAGCCTCTAAGGGATGTGGAGTGGAAGCCAGTCCCTGGCACTGAGTTACATTGGGGGATGCTTACGCTTGGACGTGCCATGAAATCCCATGCTGTGGAACATGCCAGCTCTCCATTTTCACTCCTGAGTGTTGGCACTGCTGCCATGGACAGCTATGGGATTCCGGGTTCCTGCAGGAAGA ATGTTACCTTTAAATGCCAGACTGATACTCAACAGATAAAAGAGCAGTTGAAGAGGTGCAAAGATGTCTTTCAGCAG GGCAACACCAGTGAATTTTGCTCCTTCATGAATTCAACCGTAGTGAATTTGGAGACCATGTGTGCAGAGGACAGAGCAGCATCGCTGGAG GAAGTTGCTCACCCCTTTGGTTCCTTGCTGAATAGCTCCATCCTCCGTGCTGGTGGGAATGAGAGCAAGAGGGACGTGGCCTCCGCCGTGACCTTCCTCCTGCAGAGTGTGGAATTGGCTGCACTGACGGTTGCTTTGCGGTCTCCGGAGAAGAAGACCCAGAACGTGACAACAGAGTTTATGG CTATCGAGACGATCCTCGTCAGAGCTGCAAGTTGCTCTGGTGATGTCTTCAGGCTGAGACGTCAGGAGGAGACAATGGACATTCACTGCAATGCCGTCGCCGGAGCAGACACAAAAG atccTTGGGCTGTTGCTTTTATTTCTTACTCCACCCTGGACTCCATCATTAACAGGACATTACTTGATGAGGGAGATCTAATGGCTGATGAGAAATTGAGGAATTTTCACCTGAATTCCAGGGTGGTGAGTGGGGCTATCGGAGATGGGAGGCCCATGAACCTCTCCAAAcctgtgaatttcaccctgcgCCATAGACAG gcaaagaaagaggaggaagaaactcGCTGCGTTCACTGGAAATTCATCGATGGGAATGGCACCTGGGCTGAGGATGGCTGCAAAAGTCTCCAGACGAACAGCACTCACACCATCTGCAGCTGTGACCATCTCTCCAGCTTCGCACTCCTGATGGGTCACACCGGAGTGGAG GTGAGAGAGAAGTACAGGAGATGGATTAAAGGCACAAGAAAACCCAGCCCCACAACTCAAACGTTTAGTCCGTCTGTGTCCACTGTCCCTACCAGCACCAAGATG GTGAGTTGGGGAGAGCCCTCCACTTCATCTCCATGA
- the LOC119564794 gene encoding adhesion G protein-coupled receptor E2 isoform X2: MEDCGNSSQFEVQITGYFAFTSVSVSIPNCKGDGARSENKIMVNQGEMVRVRLPESVGVNGSDVVSKVVLVKSDKDISVVSVSNKHVSPETTVLYPVSSLGNEHYVVTPSTESFDSYPEFSIITYQEPNYVEVHVKGKLHYLTQVHSTGSKLKFKPFSFQVIQLQGIEDLSGTRIVSEKPVAVLVGQVCFCNSTKCNHVFEQLLPVCGWGTTYIIPPLPWPKVDDIVYITASQSTTVLYQRGEQQENVTLTGGNVLQLPVKPSNPVYISANVSIQVVFYGLGAANPNSSHAFLMNVPDVASYCLMYSINEQEGFENFALMVANTSETPAIILDNQPLRDVEWKPVPGTELHWGMLTLGRAMKSHAVEHASSPFSLLSVGTAAMDSYGIPGSCRKNVTFKCQTDTQQIKEQLKRCKDVFQQGNTSEFCSFMNSTVVNLETMCAEDRAASLEEVAHPFGSLLNSSILRAGGNESKRDVASAVTFLLQSVELAALTVALRSPEKKTQNVTTEFMAIETILVRAASCSGDVFRLRRQEETMDIHCNAVAGADTKDPWAVAFISYSTLDSIINRTLLDEGDLMADEKLRNFHLNSRVVSGAIGDGRPMNLSKPVNFTLRHRQAKKEEEETRCVHWKFIDGNGTWAEDGCKSLQTNSTHTICSCDHLSSFALLMGHTGVEESYPLTVVTYVGLTFSLLCLLLAILTFLLCRSIHNVSTSLHLQLCLCLFLADLLFLTAVTRTHSGVACAVIAGFLHYLFLAGFTWMFLEGLHLFLTVRNLKVVNYTSASRFKKRFMYPFGYGFPALVVAISAAVNPGGYGTSNHCWLSLERGFHWSFLGPVCAIILVGTSQNHRAPFSSLLCDPVESRGAKRGISPREFKMKES, translated from the exons ATGGAGGACTGTGGGAACTCGAGTCAATTTGAAGTGCAAATTACTGGCTACTTTGCCTTCACTTCAGTGTCTGTTTCCATCCCCAATTGCAAGGGTGACGGGGCAAGGTCTGAGAATAAGATTATGGTAAATCAGGGAGAGATGGTGCGGGTCAGGCTAccagagtcagtgggagttaacGGCAGTGATGTGGTCTCCAAGGTGGTCCTAGTCAAGTCTGACAAAGATATCTCGGTAGTGTCTGTCAGCAACAAACATGTGAGCCCTGAGACCACTGTgctgtatcctgtctccagcttgGGAAATGAACACTACGTAGTGACTCCCTCCACGGAATCCTTCGATAGTTACCCAGAGTTCTCTATTATAACGTACCAAGAGCCCAACTACGTGGAGGTCCATGTGAAAGGCAAGTTACATTACCTAACACAGGTCCACTCCACTGGCAGCAAACTGAAATTTAAGCCCTTCAGTTTCCAAGTCATCCAGTTACAAGGCATAGAAGATCTGTCTGGCACCAGAATTGTCTCAGAAAAGCCAGTGGCCGTCTTGGTTGGCCAGGTGTGTTTTTGTAATAGCACAAAATGCAACCACGTCTTTGAGCAGCTCCTACCAGTCTGCGGCTGGGGTACAACATACATCATTCCTCCCTTACCCTGGCCGAAAGTAGATGACATAGTCTatatcactgcttcccagagcacGACAGTGTTGTATCAACGAGGGGAACAGCAAGAGAATGTTACTCTAACAGGAGGCAATGTACTCCAACTTCCTGTCAAGCCCTCAAACCCAGTCTACATCTCTGCTAACGTGAGCATCCAGGTGGTGTTCTACGGCCTGGGTGCAGCTAACCCTAATTCCTCCCACGCCTTCCTGATGAATGTTCCAGATGTTGCCAGTTACTGCCTGATGTATTCTATAAACGAGCAGGAGGGCTTCGAGAACTTTGCCTTGATGGTGGCCAATACATCGGAGACTCCCGCCATCATCTTAGACAATCAGCCTCTAAGGGATGTGGAGTGGAAGCCAGTCCCTGGCACTGAGTTACATTGGGGGATGCTTACGCTTGGACGTGCCATGAAATCCCATGCTGTGGAACATGCCAGCTCTCCATTTTCACTCCTGAGTGTTGGCACTGCTGCCATGGACAGCTATGGGATTCCGGGTTCCTGCAGGAAGA ATGTTACCTTTAAATGCCAGACTGATACTCAACAGATAAAAGAGCAGTTGAAGAGGTGCAAAGATGTCTTTCAGCAG GGCAACACCAGTGAATTTTGCTCCTTCATGAATTCAACCGTAGTGAATTTGGAGACCATGTGTGCAGAGGACAGAGCAGCATCGCTGGAG GAAGTTGCTCACCCCTTTGGTTCCTTGCTGAATAGCTCCATCCTCCGTGCTGGTGGGAATGAGAGCAAGAGGGACGTGGCCTCCGCCGTGACCTTCCTCCTGCAGAGTGTGGAATTGGCTGCACTGACGGTTGCTTTGCGGTCTCCGGAGAAGAAGACCCAGAACGTGACAACAGAGTTTATGG CTATCGAGACGATCCTCGTCAGAGCTGCAAGTTGCTCTGGTGATGTCTTCAGGCTGAGACGTCAGGAGGAGACAATGGACATTCACTGCAATGCCGTCGCCGGAGCAGACACAAAAG atccTTGGGCTGTTGCTTTTATTTCTTACTCCACCCTGGACTCCATCATTAACAGGACATTACTTGATGAGGGAGATCTAATGGCTGATGAGAAATTGAGGAATTTTCACCTGAATTCCAGGGTGGTGAGTGGGGCTATCGGAGATGGGAGGCCCATGAACCTCTCCAAAcctgtgaatttcaccctgcgCCATAGACAG gcaaagaaagaggaggaagaaactcGCTGCGTTCACTGGAAATTCATCGATGGGAATGGCACCTGGGCTGAGGATGGCTGCAAAAGTCTCCAGACGAACAGCACTCACACCATCTGCAGCTGTGACCATCTCTCCAGCTTCGCACTCCTGATGGGTCACACCGGAGTGGAG GAGAGTTATCCACTGACCGTCGTCACCTACGTGGGACTGACCTTCTCCCTGCTGTGCCTCCTCCTCGCCATCCTCACCTTCCTCCTTTGCCGCTCCATCCACAATGTCAGCACCTCCCTCCAcctgcagctctgcctctgcctcttcctggccGACCTGCTCTTCCTCACCGCGGTGACCCGCACCCACAGTGGG GTGGCGTGTGCTGTCATTGCTGGCTTCCTACACTACCTCTTCCTGGCCGGCTTCACCTGGATGTTCCTGGAGGGGCTGCACCTCTTCCTCACCGTCCGGAACCTGAAGGTCGTGAATTACACCAGCGCCAGCCGGTTCAAGAAGAGATTTATGTACCCGTTCGGCTACGGATTCCCCGCCCTGGTGGTGGCTATTTCTGCAGCGGTGAATCCTGGAGGCTACGGAACTTCCAACCA CTGCTGGCTCAGCCTGGAGAGAGGATTTCATTGGAGCTTCCTGGGACCAGTCTGTGCCATAATCCTGGTGGGTACCTCACAGAACCATAgggccccattctcctctctcctctgcGACCCTGTGGAGTCCCGTGGAGCCAAGAGAGGAATATCTCCCAGAGAATTTAAGATGAAAGAGTCCTAG
- the LOC119564794 gene encoding uncharacterized protein LOC119564794 isoform X1, producing the protein MTRRGFVFPPMFFLLGLFWFLPPASVQTTNRIGKFSGTCQTETLGREFITSYMEDCGNSSQFEVQITGYFAFTSVSVSIPNCKGDGARSENKIMVNQGEMVRVRLPESVGVNGSDVVSKVVLVKSDKDISVVSVSNKHVSPETTVLYPVSSLGNEHYVVTPSTESFDSYPEFSIITYQEPNYVEVHVKGKLHYLTQVHSTGSKLKFKPFSFQVIQLQGIEDLSGTRIVSEKPVAVLVGQVCFCNSTKCNHVFEQLLPVCGWGTTYIIPPLPWPKVDDIVYITASQSTTVLYQRGEQQENVTLTGGNVLQLPVKPSNPVYISANVSIQVVFYGLGAANPNSSHAFLMNVPDVASYCLMYSINEQEGFENFALMVANTSETPAIILDNQPLRDVEWKPVPGTELHWGMLTLGRAMKSHAVEHASSPFSLLSVGTAAMDSYGIPGSCRKNVTFKCQTDTQQIKEQLKRCKDVFQQGNTSEFCSFMNSTVVNLETMCAEDRAASLEEVAHPFGSLLNSSILRAGGNESKRDVASAVTFLLQSVELAALTVALRSPEKKTQNVTTEFMAIETILVRAASCSGDVFRLRRQEETMDIHCNAVAGADTKDPWAVAFISYSTLDSIINRTLLDEGDLMADEKLRNFHLNSRVVSGAIGDGRPMNLSKPVNFTLRHRQAKKEEEETRCVHWKFIDGNGTWAEDGCKSLQTNSTHTICSCDHLSSFALLMGHTGVEESYPLTVVTYVGLTFSLLCLLLAILTFLLCRSIHNVSTSLHLQLCLCLFLADLLFLTAVTRTHSGVACAVIAGFLHYLFLAGFTWMFLEGLHLFLTVRNLKVVNYTSASRFKKRFMYPFGYGFPALVVAISAAVNPGGYGTSNHCWLSLERGFHWSFLGPVCAIILVGTSQNHRAPFSSLLCDPVESRGAKRGISPREFKMKES; encoded by the exons ATGACACGCCGAGGCTTTGTGTTTCCTCCAA TGTTTTTTCTCCTTGGACTGTTCTGGTTTCTACCACCAGCAAGCGTCCAGACGACAAACAGAATTGGTAAATTCTCAG GCACATGTCAGACTGAGACTCTGGGAAGAGAATTCATCACCTCCTACATGGAGGACTGTGGGAACTCGAGTCAATTTGAAGTGCAAATTACTGGCTACTTTGCCTTCACTTCAGTGTCTGTTTCCATCCCCAATTGCAAGGGTGACGGGGCAAGGTCTGAGAATAAGATTATGGTAAATCAGGGAGAGATGGTGCGGGTCAGGCTAccagagtcagtgggagttaacGGCAGTGATGTGGTCTCCAAGGTGGTCCTAGTCAAGTCTGACAAAGATATCTCGGTAGTGTCTGTCAGCAACAAACATGTGAGCCCTGAGACCACTGTgctgtatcctgtctccagcttgGGAAATGAACACTACGTAGTGACTCCCTCCACGGAATCCTTCGATAGTTACCCAGAGTTCTCTATTATAACGTACCAAGAGCCCAACTACGTGGAGGTCCATGTGAAAGGCAAGTTACATTACCTAACACAGGTCCACTCCACTGGCAGCAAACTGAAATTTAAGCCCTTCAGTTTCCAAGTCATCCAGTTACAAGGCATAGAAGATCTGTCTGGCACCAGAATTGTCTCAGAAAAGCCAGTGGCCGTCTTGGTTGGCCAGGTGTGTTTTTGTAATAGCACAAAATGCAACCACGTCTTTGAGCAGCTCCTACCAGTCTGCGGCTGGGGTACAACATACATCATTCCTCCCTTACCCTGGCCGAAAGTAGATGACATAGTCTatatcactgcttcccagagcacGACAGTGTTGTATCAACGAGGGGAACAGCAAGAGAATGTTACTCTAACAGGAGGCAATGTACTCCAACTTCCTGTCAAGCCCTCAAACCCAGTCTACATCTCTGCTAACGTGAGCATCCAGGTGGTGTTCTACGGCCTGGGTGCAGCTAACCCTAATTCCTCCCACGCCTTCCTGATGAATGTTCCAGATGTTGCCAGTTACTGCCTGATGTATTCTATAAACGAGCAGGAGGGCTTCGAGAACTTTGCCTTGATGGTGGCCAATACATCGGAGACTCCCGCCATCATCTTAGACAATCAGCCTCTAAGGGATGTGGAGTGGAAGCCAGTCCCTGGCACTGAGTTACATTGGGGGATGCTTACGCTTGGACGTGCCATGAAATCCCATGCTGTGGAACATGCCAGCTCTCCATTTTCACTCCTGAGTGTTGGCACTGCTGCCATGGACAGCTATGGGATTCCGGGTTCCTGCAGGAAGA ATGTTACCTTTAAATGCCAGACTGATACTCAACAGATAAAAGAGCAGTTGAAGAGGTGCAAAGATGTCTTTCAGCAG GGCAACACCAGTGAATTTTGCTCCTTCATGAATTCAACCGTAGTGAATTTGGAGACCATGTGTGCAGAGGACAGAGCAGCATCGCTGGAG GAAGTTGCTCACCCCTTTGGTTCCTTGCTGAATAGCTCCATCCTCCGTGCTGGTGGGAATGAGAGCAAGAGGGACGTGGCCTCCGCCGTGACCTTCCTCCTGCAGAGTGTGGAATTGGCTGCACTGACGGTTGCTTTGCGGTCTCCGGAGAAGAAGACCCAGAACGTGACAACAGAGTTTATGG CTATCGAGACGATCCTCGTCAGAGCTGCAAGTTGCTCTGGTGATGTCTTCAGGCTGAGACGTCAGGAGGAGACAATGGACATTCACTGCAATGCCGTCGCCGGAGCAGACACAAAAG atccTTGGGCTGTTGCTTTTATTTCTTACTCCACCCTGGACTCCATCATTAACAGGACATTACTTGATGAGGGAGATCTAATGGCTGATGAGAAATTGAGGAATTTTCACCTGAATTCCAGGGTGGTGAGTGGGGCTATCGGAGATGGGAGGCCCATGAACCTCTCCAAAcctgtgaatttcaccctgcgCCATAGACAG gcaaagaaagaggaggaagaaactcGCTGCGTTCACTGGAAATTCATCGATGGGAATGGCACCTGGGCTGAGGATGGCTGCAAAAGTCTCCAGACGAACAGCACTCACACCATCTGCAGCTGTGACCATCTCTCCAGCTTCGCACTCCTGATGGGTCACACCGGAGTGGAG GAGAGTTATCCACTGACCGTCGTCACCTACGTGGGACTGACCTTCTCCCTGCTGTGCCTCCTCCTCGCCATCCTCACCTTCCTCCTTTGCCGCTCCATCCACAATGTCAGCACCTCCCTCCAcctgcagctctgcctctgcctcttcctggccGACCTGCTCTTCCTCACCGCGGTGACCCGCACCCACAGTGGG GTGGCGTGTGCTGTCATTGCTGGCTTCCTACACTACCTCTTCCTGGCCGGCTTCACCTGGATGTTCCTGGAGGGGCTGCACCTCTTCCTCACCGTCCGGAACCTGAAGGTCGTGAATTACACCAGCGCCAGCCGGTTCAAGAAGAGATTTATGTACCCGTTCGGCTACGGATTCCCCGCCCTGGTGGTGGCTATTTCTGCAGCGGTGAATCCTGGAGGCTACGGAACTTCCAACCA CTGCTGGCTCAGCCTGGAGAGAGGATTTCATTGGAGCTTCCTGGGACCAGTCTGTGCCATAATCCTGGTGGGTACCTCACAGAACCATAgggccccattctcctctctcctctgcGACCCTGTGGAGTCCCGTGGAGCCAAGAGAGGAATATCTCCCAGAGAATTTAAGATGAAAGAGTCCTAG